AGATTTAATGGAAACGATTACATGATATTTTATCATGGTGGATGACACAACAGCCAAACCAAAGGATTGTGACCCGCTAAGTTGACATCCAAACTTAACCCTctcaggagccacctggagagctGAAGCTGAATCCCAAGTCAGTTAGCTTATTGGAGTTCACGGTTGAACTATTTCTTGCTACAAGGCCTAGAACAAAATGCATCAAGTGATACAGAGGAAGAAGAAACATGGTTCTGTCCAAGTTGACAGGAAAGAGAAGCCTGGGTCATTTCTAGGGTTCTGGGAAagactaactctctctctctcttcttcttttaatttcttatttttcttttcgcTTTCCTGCCATTTTTGCCTCCTTCAAGTAGCTACAAGTTGAGCAATTGTTAAATGTGAAGAATTTTGGAGACTGTCTTAATAAACACGGAGAAATTTGTTCAGGAAATATTTGTGGGGAAAGGATTAGTTTAAAACAGTATTTGGAAGAGAAGATAAGAGGAGGATGAGGGAGGAAGACTAATGACATTTTAGCAGACGCAGAGTCAATTTCTGGGCCATGAAAATGCTTGGACATGCCCATGAAAGTCTTGCTTCCTGTAACTGAAACATTTTTCATCTCCAACAAGTTGACATGGACACAAACACCAGTAGCAAACCAGGCCCAAGTGTAGCAGATCGCACTCCAGGGGTTGTCATGAGTGAACTGGCTAGAATTTCCTTCTGCCCATCAGCTTCCTCAGGCCCTGTTTCAGGTCTTTGTTTCTCAGGCTGTAGATGAAAGGGTTTAACATGGAGGACAACACTGTGTAGACGATGGTGGCCACTCGGTCCTTGACAGTGTAGCTGGACAGGGGCTGTAAATAGACATAGAAGATGCTTCCATAGAAGAGGGTTACCACTGTGATGTGAGAGCCACAGGTAGAAAATGCTTTGTATTTCCCTGCAGCCGAGGGCATCTTGATCACCGCGACGAGGATTCGGATATACGAGAAAGAAATGCATAAAAAGGGGGTCACCAAAACAACCAGTCCTTCGGTCTTTATCACCATTTCATTGAAAAACGTGGAGGTGCAGGAGAGCTTCAGCAAAGGATTGATGTCACAGAGAAAGTGGTGGATAACGTTGGAGTCACAGAAGGTGAGCAGCTTCAGCAGGAGAATGTGCAGGAGGGAATGGAGGTGCGAGAGGGAACAGGAACAGATGAGCAGCGAGGCACAGCGGCAGTGGCTCATGGTGGTGATGTAGTGGAAAGGGTCACAGATGGCCACGTAACGGTCATAGGCCATGGCTGCCAAGATGCAGCTATCCGTGTTGCCCAAAGCATAGAGAAAATACATCTGTGTCAGACACCCCGCATAGGAGATGGTCTTCTTCTCAGACCAGAAGTTCGCCAGCATCTTTGGAACGATGGTTGTGGTGAAGCAGATGTCCGTGAAGGACAGGTAACTCAGGAAGATATACATGGGGGTCTGAAGCTGGGGGTCGGCGCGGATGGCCAGTATGATCAGCAGATTCCCTACGACGGTGACTAGGTACATGACGAGGAAGAGGACAAAGAGTGGCTTCTGGTCCTCGGGCCTTGAGGACAATCCCAGGAGGATGAACTCGGTGACATTGCTGGTGTGGATCAGCTTTTCCATCATCATGGAGTCTGCTAGAATAGAGACGCTCCGGTGAGTTGCCTGAAATCTCTCTGCTAACTTTACTCACAAGCTGGGGATCTAGGTTTCTTCTTACCTCTGCTTGTCCTCCTGAGCAACGTGCCACGTGGCCTTCGAGGCTGCCCTCCTCTTCCAACTCTCACATTTTACGAGCTCCGTGAATTGACGGATATGGACTTCAGCAGGGGAATTTTCCTTTAGGACCAGAGTTGAAGCTTTTTGATCCAATTTAACATTGCatctttcttttatcattttatgggggctcatacaactcttatcacaatccacacatacatcaattgggtagagcacacttatacatttgttgccctcatcattctcaatattaCACCTTAAAATAAATGCTGGTTGAAAATTGGAAAAatttcttctgggggtggggataCAACTGTGAATATGCAGAGAAAATTCCAGCTTTGTCAGTTTTGTCTTCTCATGggggagaacacacacacatacacaccccctatGAACACATGTACATACCCATAGATGTGCGTGATCTAcattttatgaagaaaaaaacaagccaCAGTGTAAAGGGGTAGAAATTAACAAGGGTAGTGTGAGGGAGCAGTTTTAGATCAGGTGATTCCACTGCAGTcagtcaaaagtattgctacaaaatcatagaaatccttattaaacaacaaaaatcagaatgtgaagctattgtttcccaATAGAGTCTCCATCTACCTCTGTACATTTCTGTGGGTGCTGTTTCCACCTTGCTAAGCCTCCCCCCAATGAATTCTGCACTCTGCTCTTTATATACCACGGCAAACAACCGTTTGGGCAGTCGCAGGGGACTCCaaaccctgtgtttccatttcagtGGTGTTTTAATTCTGGCTACAGGACTGGGGGGCGGATGCATAAAGGACCCCAGGGaaatccttccccccaccctccggcAGCCCTGGCTCATCTTGAAGAAGGTGGggccttgtgatggagaaacaaattctttgGCGCTCACTTTTCTGGCTTTTTCTCACCCGTGCAGTTTTTTTTGTGTAACATTTCTTCCTAAGGGACTCCTGTGATCATCCTATGTCCTTGGAGAAAATATATTAagagtaccccccccccccaataatcaCCATAACCTTCAGGGCCCAtctctttgccttgaatttaactggcccacagGTCTCCTTGGAAGTCATTGCTTTGATTGGACCCTTTTCCCACTGATTACAgacacatgtttaaacatgcgggtttgtttgtttgtttttgccataAACCTGTGGATGTATGCATgggaaccctagtagcaataccGTTGGACTTACCTTTGTCCTTGTCTGTTTCAAAGCAAATTTCAGTCTTGTCGTTCTAGGGTTTCTCTTTCCATTTCCTTCCCAGGGAAATGGCTTGTCCACCGTCAGCAGGCCAGTCAGGGGACTAATCGACTCAGGTCaacgatgctgctgctgctgcttttatcCTTCGGGGCACTTAGTCAGAAATGCATATTCCTTAGTAGATGTCCAACAAATAACAAGGAAAGTGTACATGAAAAGAAAATTCTTCCTttaaatttactttttatttgagacTTTTCTCGAATTTTCCCAAACATCATCACGTCCCTACATCACGGACACCCACCATTAAGCATATGCCTGCGATGCCGATTTTCCACTTGTTTATTTGGCTGGACATAAATCCTTGGGGAAAATGTTTATAGTTTGGTTTATGTGTGGTGACCCTGCATTCTGCTTTTCTTTACTTTCTCTACACAGCACTTTGAGAGATGTGTCAATTCATGTTTTGGACTCTCTTCTTTGTATGCATACACCACATTTGAGGTAATTTTTCCTTCTATGGTTCCCACAACTCTTTGCTACCATGAAAATTACTGATTCAAGAGTCTTCATGTCCGTAAGGTGTGTACAAGCCTTCATTCAGACTTTGAGAATGGGTGTATTACATAGACATTTTTTCTTAGCAGTTCAGGGAATGGCCATTTATTTACTCATTCATTCAGTGGCATTTAAATGCCTACTTTCCAGGTGTTTAACATTAGGCAAGTTATTCTAGAGAGCATCCTTTAAATGCTCATTTTTCTCACCTGTAAAGAGGGGACATTAATATATCCCATAAGATTTCGACGAGGCTTTAATCATGCCACAATATGTTTAAAGCACTTAGAACGGTCCCAGGCCCAGAGCACATATGTGAGAGCCCCTACCACCTCCCTTCACCTCATCATTGCTcatgctgccccacccccaactgtTGGGGACGTTCTCAAAAGTAGCTCATAGGACAGTTAACAAAACCCAGGCCCTCGTGCGCTAATTGTCAGCTTACCTTTTATGAGTTTGCAATACTTTGTTTAGAAAGTCCATGTTTCCCTTCCATGCTTTGAATAATCTGAAAGTACGTCAGCAATCAGGCATTTACCTTCTGGTAGGCAGTACCTTGTTTGCTACTACGCACAACGTTTCAAAGTATAAGCTTTTCTTCCCATATTTCCCACGATGAAGCTGAGAAACAGAGGCAGAGTGGAAACACATTAAGTGAAAAGCAGGAATAAGATTTAGACGCAGGTGTGATGCTAGAACTTATGCTTTAAAGCACCATGCTACCTCTTCTACAGATTTTGCAAACTTAAAAAGCTTTTTATCTTAAACAAGCATGTTTCGGACACAAGCAGGTTATATATTTTACCCACTTTCATAATTTTCTACttgtacacacaatagaatactcttgctgaaaattttttaatgtaatatttTAAACCTGGCATTCAAGATAGTCCTTTGGAGTAGCAATGGGAAATCTTTCCGTTTTGAATGGATTGTGGAATTTGGAAATTTTAATTTCTGTGATGGAATGGGAACAAGATGGGGAATTTAATCTTGGAAAGCCGaggcatgtgtgtgtagtggtggATTGGTATAAAGTGCACTGGGCTAAGAGACAGAAGATAAGGGCTTGCATCTAACTGCCATTGCTTGATAATTGAATGATCTCATCTTGCTAATGGAATACTATATAAAAGTGCAATTTATAAAACATACAGTAGCACAATGAATTCTTGGTGGAAGGAATGTGAAGTGAAGAAAATATTTGGAGTGAGCAAGTAAGGCTGGGTCCTCCCATGCCTCATCGATGCTGGGTACTTGGGAAATGGAGAGGAGTTTTGGAAAGCAGACTCTGAAGGTCTGGCTCTTAAAGTCTGGTGTGTGTGGGGTTAGGATTATTGTTTTTGCTTCTTCTACTGAGTTCCTATTGTCTATTTATTGGCATTCTGCTTCCTCGGGAGCTATGGGATAGTGGCATGTCCTGACCATCATCAAGGAGGATGGCCAGGAAACTAAAATGTAGATTTAAATGTtaagctgagctctgtgacaaACTGAGCCCATATCATGTTTGGAACTGTCAAAGCAAAATTAAAAAactgaacaaaacaaacaaaccaaaacaagccagttgccatcaagggagaaagatggggctttccacccctgcaaagagttacagttttagaaactcacaggggaagttctgtcctgtctgacagggttgctatgagtggacattgacccgacggcagtgagttttagatttgttttgttttttggtcatcAAATCAACTTCAATTCATACTGATTCCTTGTGCTTCACAACTCAGCTCCACAGACTTTTCTTGGTTCTTACAGATTGACCTCTCTGGGAACTGACTTTAAGATAGATTGGCATGCTGAAGGGGACTGCTTTGTGGGtccaaaccaccaatctttctgtTGTTGATCAAGAGTAAATAGTTACAATACTCAGATATGTTCACATCCAAACGGCTGGAATAAATACCTGAATGAGGTGGGGCAGAGGGGTAAAGTGGCCATCCAGCGGACTGGTTGGTGTTCACTTCCTGTAGCCAGATCTCTTCTCACATTTCCCAGTTAATTTAAAGTAGATCTTTAACTTGAACCACTTCTTCAAATGGGTTCCACATTTCAGCCAAGATGATAAGTTTTAGCCTATTTCCCTCTTACTCTGACTTTCTAGTCAGTAACAAACAAGAAGAGACAAGATAAGGGAGGAAAGAGTATTGATCTAGAGTCTACAGAGAGAAAGCATTTTCTGATATTGCTCCACCTCTGTCTTTTTCTCAATCGCTGACTATGAGCAGCATCCTATCTTCATTTTCTTCCCATCTCAGAAGGCAGAGACGCCCAGATTCAGAACTCTGTTGGGGAGGGAAGCCGACTGCTTCTCATGGGCATGAACTCTTCTCTCCCAACCTCTTTGGGACTCTTGATGAGCTCAGGGAACTCTGCTGAGCTCATACCATCTTGACCTCTCTTAGGAATTTGCTCTGTGACCTCTTTAGGTGCAGAAATCACATTGGACCTCACAATGGAGTTCAGCTGCTCTCAAGGGGCAGGAACCTGCTGGGGCCTCCCTTTGGAGAATGAGGCTGTTTTCACagccttcaaactcaccatcaCCTCTCCAACTCATGTTTCAGTTTCCCCAACTGTGGGTAATCAAAGGTGGTGGAGGATCGTATGAGTTGAGTGCTTCAGGTTGTGGACTTGGGGTAACTGCCTTTCAGCTGCAGACCAGgcttcagaatgcttcttaagcAGTGCTCTTGGGCTCAATACCTCTGCATGggactttcagcctcctgaattgaagaaaataaatgtctgtttttAAAGGTGCTCAGTTGTGGTCTGTTTTGTTATGGCGGTTTGAAGTAACTAAGACACCATGCATTCCTCGTATAAACATCGGATTCAGAGAACCCCTTTTAGTTTAATGTTGCCACTTGAACGTAGTCATTCTCCTTGCTATTCGGGAACTGAGTTCTGTGATTGAACATCCTGTAGTCAGCCTGTCTTACCGAGGAAAAAGACCCACTATCAAAAGTATAAGACGAAGTTATACATATAGGAGCTGTTAAACAGGTGTGTGCTTTGTTGTGTATATGTTCCTTATGTCTTATAAGGaaaaagtataaaataaaaaataagttttGTGTTTTTATTCCCTTCCACCATCTATTAGTAGTGTATGATTTTGAAtcataatttaaaatcaaatCAATATGTAAGTATTCCTTCATCTGCTTTAGATATTATGAGAAAATTTAGCATAATTACACGATTTTTTGCCTAATTATACTATTTTTGTCctcctctccctctttttcaatTTTATCATCCTCTTAttgcaaaatttttaaaaatcattttattggggctcctacaatgcttatcacaatccatacatacatccattgtgtcaagcacatttgtacatctgttgccataatcattctcaaaacatttgctttctacttgagcccttggtatcagctcctcatttttccccctccctcacaccaGGTCCCTCCTCCTTgatgaatccttggtaatttataaattatcattattttgtcatatcttacaccgttatTTTAACAAAACATTTGATACTTCAATATTTTTGCATAATTAACACTCAATGTTGTCAATTATGTTCATTATGTTGTTGAAGCCTTTACTTATCTGTTTCCAAATTTCTCTGACCCTTAATAAAAGCTGTGTTCCCTAGTAATGGCCTCTCTTTCCTACCTCCATCCTGTCCACCCATggccactaataaactttggtctGTACACACTTGcctattttatatatttcatataagtAGGATCATACAATATTTTCATTCATGTTATAGAACATGTCAGGATTTCATTTCTCTTCATGGATAATATCCCTTGTACAGACAGACGACATTTTGTTTAGCCATTCTTCTGGTGATGGGCATTGAGGCTGTCTCTGCCTTTTGACCAGTGGATGTAAAAGTATCTGTTTCCGTTCCTGCCTTCCATTCTTTTGGGTGTCTAGCTGGGAGTAGTGCTGTGTGCTTGATCAAAGAGCAGCCCTGTGTTAAATTCTCTGAGGAGCCACTAACctattttccacagtggctgcacagatTGACAGTCTCATGAGCATTGGATGAAGGCTCCGTTATCTCTGCATCCTCTCGCACATCGGttgctttccattttcttgattgTGATCATCttagaggagggtgggagggggtaaAGTGATaaatcattgtggttttgatttacaCTTCCCTTAAAACAAATGGTATTGCATATTTTTTCCATGTGTATATATTCTTAGGTCAAAGGGActcttcaagtcctttgcccatttttggATTtgattgtctttttgttgttaagttgtAGGAATTCTTTATCTATTCTGATTTTAAAGCCTTATCAGATATATGCTTCTCATTTCCTTTTCTAGTTTtgtagagtgtaccttcatttttctgtaaattCTTTGATGCGTAAACGTTTTTGTTTTGATGAGGCTCCTTTGCTCTATTTTGTCGTTTGCTGCTCCTGGTTTCAATGTCATATATAAAAATTCATCGTTAAAAGCTAGATGCCAAAGTATTGTCTTTATATTTTCTCCTAAgagctttgttgttttatttcttacatttaggtctttgatctattTTAAGTTAACTTTCATATATGGTATGAAGTATGGGCCCATGTTCATTCTTTTGTATGTGAATATCTAGTTATCTCAGcaccatttatttaaaaaacatctCCCCCCTTGTTGGATGGACTTAGCATGCTTGTGAAAAATTAATTGACCTAAAAAAAATCAGTTGACTTCAGATGTATGTGTTTATTGTTGGActtttaattctatttcattGGTTTGTATGTCTACCATTATGCCCATGCCAGATAATGTGAGTCTTTGTACTTTGCTCACCTTTTGCAAGAATTCTTTGGCTCTATAGGCCCCTATAGATACATAAGGAATCCTGGTgtcacaaataaacaaacacttGCCTTTAATCAAAAGCGAGAggtttcaaacccaacagctgtgatagtctgctcctataaagatataCCGCCTTAGAAATCCAGTAAGTACGTTCTACTCAgtactataggatcactatgattcGTAATCAACTCAACAGAAATGGGTTAGAGTTACATTTACATTGGAGGactggtttttccatttcttcaaggAAGGTTTTTTGGCATTTTATAGTTATTAATAGATGAAACAATAAAACGAATGTTTTATTTGGCAATCTTATTGAAGACTAGTCCTTAAACCAATTAATTTTTAGGAAACTGTGTGGGTTTAGTGCTTTAATATACGGTATTTTATTTAAACCTTACAGTAAACTCATAAGGAGGATACTACTATTATCCATTGTGGTATGAGTTTGGGGGGTGCCAGCCACTGATTACAGGTTCTCCCCCTCTTTCTCGTTTATTCACATTTTTCCAAACCAGGTTATCTATATCCTGCAAGCCAAGTCACAAGTGTCACAATTGGAGCACACCTAGAGAgtgaggggaagaagcatttccTAAGGATGGTCTCAGAAAAAGGAAGAACTTGCTGCTGGTGTGGAATTTGAGATACCTTTCAGAATTCATGGTCACCTGATTAACTATGCCGAATTATAAAAACTTACTTTAGCACTGGTCATAGTGGACATTTACTGAGCTCCTCTTAGGACATTAGTATTAGCATCATCAAATTTAATTATCCAGTAACTAAGTCCTAGGAGCCGAAAGCCTCAACGCTCTCCCTCATggtggttggtaggtttgaaccagcaaccttgtagttagcagcccaatatgtaacccactacatcaccaccagagctccccacAAACCAATGATACCACACTGTATAAAtaatacaaaaatacacacatacagacacattcTCACAAAAGCATACCTATCTACTACCAGGTGATACTTCTCCACCTTCCTTTGTCTTGAGTCAGTTCATCTTAAGTTCAGACAACTCTTCTGATCAAGGCTATTTTGGGGACCCTCGACAAAAATCGTCTCTAATAAATGAGAAGAGCTTCTCGTGATATAAGGATTGTTGGAGCATTTAGGGCCTGTTTTCAAGCAGTAGGAAAATGTGCAAGGAGATTCGTGTGGATCAACACAATTAATTAATACTTGGGAAAACAGGCCCACGTTAGGGAAGGAGTCAGCCTAGCTAATTGCCaaatttccttccttcctgttaagagagaattttttttttaaagaaaatctagAGCGGTTAGGCCAAAGAGGTTATAACATGAGAAGCAGAAGTAACCATGGTCACTCTTGGCCTCAAATATCCACAGCATTGAAATCAGTCTTGCCACATCACACAGAATAACCGGGAGCAGGAGTTGGCTTGCCAAAGATGTGCAGCTCTTTTGGTATGTGcatctggctctgaagtaaaatcaaaacaaaaacaacgctagcatagctccattttaaggatattattcagatactcAGCAGTTCCGTgggggaaaagactgggcttttactTTCACAAatagagtctctgaaacccacaaggggtcactatgagtcaacattgactcaatggcagtgagtttggttttttggtagtTAGATAATGGCGATTTCATTCATTTGTTAAAATATACGTATGGTTCTCTAATAGTTTTTAAATTgtaagggacaggattggctcttccatctcaaaagtttgccaacccctgaccAGGAGTAAGACCTGCCTTTTTGAGTTCCTGAAGTTTGATGCCCAATTTATTTGTTAACCTCACCCTGCCAATACTGAGTTGGCATTGTTCAGTACTGCTCTAAGCTCATTTCATGCATCAATTCATCGGACACTTCAATAGCcctctgttgttaggtgtcatcaagtgggttccaaccTACGACCTCATgcaaaatagaacaaaacaccacctggtcttGTGTGGTGCTCAtagttgtttttatgtttgagcctgttgtttcagccaccatgccaatccatctcgtagagagccttcctcttttccattgcccctctactttactaagagtGATGTCCTTCTCTCCCCTCGGCTCTCCCCTCCACATCTCCAAAGTATGtacgatgaagtcttgccatccttgcctctaggagcatctggctgtacttcttccaagacagacgttgttctttgggcagtccatggtgttttcaacattcttcaccaacaccttcattcaaatgccccacttcttctttggtctttcatattcaatgtccaactgtcacatgcatatgaggccattgaaaataccctggcttgggtcaagtcCATTTTGTCATCCGTAaccgccttgcttttcaacactctaaagaggtcttgcacagcaaATGTACCAAAAGCAAAGTGTTATTTGGAGACTGTTGAATTGGCATGCGTTTTGCTGTGTACATtcccaacaaaaacaagaaaaaaataacgAAAACCTATGGAATATAGTCCTACACTGACATATACAGGTCACCATGCGTCAAAATCTGCATGACGGTAACTAGATGTTACTGTGTgtgttatatgtgtgtgtgtgtgctgtagacATAGCTATATATCccacgtggcacagtggttgagctttggactgctaacctcgaggttgaCTGTTTGAACATACTGGCCACTCTGTAGGACAGTGGTTTTCAGCctccctcatgccgcgaccctttcacatagttcttcatgttgtggtgacccccaaccataacaatatttttgttgctacttcataactgtaattgtgctactgttatgaatctggcgacccctgtgtaaAGGTCATTCGGCccgcaaaggggtcgcgacccacaggttgagaacccctgctctacagtctgcttctgtagagtttTTCAGCTTTGAAAATCATAAGGGAccattctattctgttctatatcTTTGCTCTAGTACTTTTAAAATTTCTTGGATTAATGGCATGGTGATTTATGTTAATTGAAAGGTCCcagttcat
This window of the Tenrec ecaudatus isolate mTenEca1 chromosome 10, mTenEca1.hap1, whole genome shotgun sequence genome carries:
- the LOC142457961 gene encoding olfactory receptor 1L8-like; translated protein: MMMEKLIHTSNVTEFILLGLSSRPEDQKPLFVLFLVMYLVTVVGNLLIILAIRADPQLQTPMYIFLSYLSFTDICFTTTIVPKMLANFWSEKKTISYAGCLTQMYFLYALGNTDSCILAAMAYDRYVAICDPFHYITTMSHCRCASLLICSCSLSHLHSLLHILLLKLLTFCDSNVIHHFLCDINPLLKLSCTSTFFNEMVIKTEGLVVLVTPFLCISFSYIRILVAVIKMPSAAGKYKAFSTCGSHITVVTLFYGSIFYVYLQPLSSYTVKDRVATIVYTVLSSMLNPFIYSLRNKDLKQGLRKLMGRRKF